The proteins below come from a single Excalfactoria chinensis isolate bCotChi1 chromosome 7, bCotChi1.hap2, whole genome shotgun sequence genomic window:
- the EEF1B2 gene encoding elongation factor 1-beta — MGFGDLKSAAGLRVLNDFLADKSYIEGYVPSQADIAVFEAVGAPPPAELFHALRWYNHIKSYEKQKASLPGIKKALGKYGPADVEDTTGAATDSKDDDDIDLFGSDDEEESEEAKKLREERLAQYESKKSKKPAVVAKSSILLDVKPWDDETDMAKLEECVRSIQADGLVWGSSKLVPVGYGIKKLQIQCVVEDDKVGTDMLEERITAFEDYVQSMDVAAFNKI; from the exons ATGGGCTTTGGGGATCTAAAGTCCGCCGCCGGCCTGCGGGTCCTCAACGATTTCCTAGCCGACAAGAGCTACATTGAGGG GTACGTGCCTTCCCAGGCCGACATAGCGGTCTTTGAAGCTGTCGGTGCCCCGCCTCCTGCCGAGCTGTTCCATGCTCTTCGGTGGTACAATCACATTAAGTCGTATGAAAAGCAAAAGGCGAG CTTACCAGGAATAaagaaggctttggggaaatATGGTCCCGCTGATGTTGAGGACACAACAGGTGCAGCCACAGATAGCAAAGATGATGATGACATTGATCTTTTTGGATCTGATGATGAAGAG gaaAGTGAAGAAGCGAAGAAGCTGAGGGAAGAACGCCTGGCGCAGTATGAATCAAAGAAGTCCAAAA aacCAGCTGTTGTTGCCAAATCATCAATCTTGCTTGATGTGAAACCTTGGGACGATGAGACAGACATGGCCAAATTAGAGGAGTGTGTTCGAAGCATTCAAGCAGATGGCTTGGTCTGGGGGTCTT ctaaGCTAGTACCAGTTGGTTACGGTATCAAAAAGCTTCAGATTCAGTGTGTTGTTGAAGATGATAAAGTTGGAACAGACATGTTGGAAGAAAGAATAACAGCTTTTGAAGATTACGTACAATCAATGGATGTAGCTGCTTTCAACAAGATCTGA
- the CMKLR2 gene encoding chemerin-like receptor 2 isoform X1, translating to MEKLQSAHLLSQFPLFRRLNGPDFLTEEGHTRKQLCNMTFEDFENYSYFYDLPEEEESPQSTLSIAHMISLSFYSAAFLLGVPGNAIVIWFMGFKWDKSVSTLWFLNLAIADFIFVLFLPLYITYVAMGFHWPFGKWLCKTNSFIALLNMFASVFFLTFISLDRYIRLVHPVFSYKYRTIKSTLILSVVIWMSAAIIAGPALYFRDTATALNNVTICYNNFHVHDRELILLRHHILIWVRLAFGYLFPLLTMVICYSLLIVKVKRRTVLTSSRLFWTIIAVVVAFFLCWTPYHIFSIVELSAHHDENLHALLQDGIPLSTGLAFINSCLNPILYVLISKKFQAQVKTTVSEVLKLALWEVSRSGTVSEQLWSSDNTHAPVHHCETAQ from the coding sequence aAAGCAGCTGTGCAACATGACATTTGAAGATTTTGAGAACTACTCTTACTTCTATGACCTGCCTGAGGAAGAAGAATCACCCCAGTCTACCCTCAGCATTGCCCATATgatttccctttcattttacAGTGCGGCATTTCTTCTGGGAGTCCCAGGCAATGCCATTGTCATCTGGTTTATGGGCTTCAAGTGGGATAAATCTGTCTCTACACTCTGGTTCCTCAATCTGGCCATtgcagatttcatttttgttctctttctgccCCTTTATATCACATACGTGGCAATGGGCTTCCACTGGCCTTTTGGGAAGTGGCTCTGTAAAACGAACTCATTCATTGCACTACTGAATATGTTTGccagtgttttcttcctgacaTTCATCAGCCTTGACCGCTACATCCGCCTCGTGCACCCAGTTTTTTCCTACAAGTACCGGACTATAAAGAGCACCCTCATTCTTAGTGTGGTCATTTGGATGTCAGCTGCAATTATTGCTGGCCCAGCCTTATACTTCAGAGACACAGCTACTGCTCTCAACAATGTCACCATCTGCTACAACAACTTCCATGTGCATGACAGAGAACTCATTTTGCTGAGACATCACATTTTGATTTGGGTGAGGCTTGCATTTGGTTACCTCTTTCCTCTACTGACCATGGTTATTTGCTACTCATTGCTGATTGTTAAAGTAAAGAGGAGAACGGTGTTGACTTCTAGCAGGCTCTTCTGGACCATCATTGCTGTAGttgtagctttttttctttgttggacACCGTATCACATATTCAGCATTGTGGAGCTCTCTGCTCACCATGATGAAAACTTGCACGCCTTACTGCAGGATGGCATTCCTCTCTCCACAGGCCTTGCTTTCATCAACAGTTGTCTCAATCCAATCCTCTACGTTCTCATTAGCAAGAAGTTTCAGGCTCAAGTCAAGACAACAGTCTCTGAGGTGCTAAAATTGGCACTGTGGGAGGTGAGCCGCTCAGGAACCGTCAGTGAGCAGCTGTGGAGCTCAGACAACACTCATGCGCCTGTGCACCATTGTGAAACTGCTCAGTGA
- the CMKLR2 gene encoding chemerin-like receptor 2 isoform X2 — protein sequence MTFEDFENYSYFYDLPEEEESPQSTLSIAHMISLSFYSAAFLLGVPGNAIVIWFMGFKWDKSVSTLWFLNLAIADFIFVLFLPLYITYVAMGFHWPFGKWLCKTNSFIALLNMFASVFFLTFISLDRYIRLVHPVFSYKYRTIKSTLILSVVIWMSAAIIAGPALYFRDTATALNNVTICYNNFHVHDRELILLRHHILIWVRLAFGYLFPLLTMVICYSLLIVKVKRRTVLTSSRLFWTIIAVVVAFFLCWTPYHIFSIVELSAHHDENLHALLQDGIPLSTGLAFINSCLNPILYVLISKKFQAQVKTTVSEVLKLALWEVSRSGTVSEQLWSSDNTHAPVHHCETAQ from the coding sequence ATGACATTTGAAGATTTTGAGAACTACTCTTACTTCTATGACCTGCCTGAGGAAGAAGAATCACCCCAGTCTACCCTCAGCATTGCCCATATgatttccctttcattttacAGTGCGGCATTTCTTCTGGGAGTCCCAGGCAATGCCATTGTCATCTGGTTTATGGGCTTCAAGTGGGATAAATCTGTCTCTACACTCTGGTTCCTCAATCTGGCCATtgcagatttcatttttgttctctttctgccCCTTTATATCACATACGTGGCAATGGGCTTCCACTGGCCTTTTGGGAAGTGGCTCTGTAAAACGAACTCATTCATTGCACTACTGAATATGTTTGccagtgttttcttcctgacaTTCATCAGCCTTGACCGCTACATCCGCCTCGTGCACCCAGTTTTTTCCTACAAGTACCGGACTATAAAGAGCACCCTCATTCTTAGTGTGGTCATTTGGATGTCAGCTGCAATTATTGCTGGCCCAGCCTTATACTTCAGAGACACAGCTACTGCTCTCAACAATGTCACCATCTGCTACAACAACTTCCATGTGCATGACAGAGAACTCATTTTGCTGAGACATCACATTTTGATTTGGGTGAGGCTTGCATTTGGTTACCTCTTTCCTCTACTGACCATGGTTATTTGCTACTCATTGCTGATTGTTAAAGTAAAGAGGAGAACGGTGTTGACTTCTAGCAGGCTCTTCTGGACCATCATTGCTGTAGttgtagctttttttctttgttggacACCGTATCACATATTCAGCATTGTGGAGCTCTCTGCTCACCATGATGAAAACTTGCACGCCTTACTGCAGGATGGCATTCCTCTCTCCACAGGCCTTGCTTTCATCAACAGTTGTCTCAATCCAATCCTCTACGTTCTCATTAGCAAGAAGTTTCAGGCTCAAGTCAAGACAACAGTCTCTGAGGTGCTAAAATTGGCACTGTGGGAGGTGAGCCGCTCAGGAACCGTCAGTGAGCAGCTGTGGAGCTCAGACAACACTCATGCGCCTGTGCACCATTGTGAAACTGCTCAGTGA